In Lysobacter lycopersici, a genomic segment contains:
- a CDS encoding DUF2845 domain-containing protein, translating into MRRIAAVLLLFVLASPAWAFDTYRFDARVIAVGDSTGKLVQAAGHPARIVQLQNEYGAVTGERWEYDIDGKTVGFTIRNGKVERIDEGR; encoded by the coding sequence ATGCGCCGGATTGCCGCTGTCCTTCTGCTGTTCGTGCTGGCGTCGCCGGCCTGGGCCTTCGATACCTACCGCTTCGATGCACGGGTCATCGCCGTGGGCGATTCCACCGGCAAGCTGGTGCAGGCAGCCGGGCACCCGGCCCGCATCGTGCAGCTGCAGAACGAGTACGGCGCGGTCACCGGCGAACGCTGGGAATACGACATCGACGGCAAGACGGTGGGCTTCACCATCCGCAACGGCAAGGTCGAGAGGATCGACGAGGGACGCTGA
- a CDS encoding DoxX family protein, with protein sequence MKDNPRADLGKLVLRLALGLLILLHGIAKLRGGLDQITGLVESHGLPGFIAYGALVGEVLAPLMVLAGFYARIGGALIAFNMLVAFALVHIGQLGQLNEQGGWALELQGMYLAAAVAIALIGPGRYSVNGK encoded by the coding sequence ATGAAGGACAACCCTCGCGCCGATCTCGGCAAGCTGGTCCTGCGCCTCGCGCTCGGGCTGCTCATCCTGCTCCATGGCATCGCCAAGCTTCGCGGCGGCCTCGACCAGATCACCGGTCTGGTCGAATCGCACGGCCTGCCCGGCTTCATCGCCTACGGCGCGCTGGTCGGCGAAGTGCTCGCGCCCTTGATGGTGCTGGCCGGTTTCTACGCCCGCATCGGCGGCGCGCTGATCGCGTTCAACATGCTGGTCGCGTTCGCGCTGGTGCACATCGGCCAGCTCGGCCAGCTCAACGAACAGGGCGGCTGGGCGCTGGAACTGCAGGGCATGTACCTCGCCGCTGCGGTCGCGATTGCGCTGATCGGACCGGGACGCTACAGCGTCAACGGCAAGTAA
- a CDS encoding DUF4199 domain-containing protein has product MGRDILKYGVIAGLVVAAGMWGTLLAFGKEMPHGMLGMALGYLTMLVALSAVAMGIKHHRDVDRGGVIRFWPAFGMGLAISFVASVFYVLAWEVAQATVVGDFASHYAASVIENAKANGADAAALATLTAQMEAFKIQYANPLFRLPMTFVEIFPVGVLVSLVSALVLRNPRALPAR; this is encoded by the coding sequence ATGGGACGCGACATCCTGAAGTACGGCGTCATTGCGGGGCTGGTGGTGGCCGCCGGCATGTGGGGCACATTGCTGGCGTTCGGCAAGGAAATGCCGCACGGCATGCTCGGCATGGCGCTGGGCTACCTCACGATGCTGGTGGCGCTGAGCGCGGTGGCGATGGGCATCAAGCACCACCGCGACGTGGATCGCGGCGGGGTGATCCGCTTCTGGCCGGCGTTCGGCATGGGCCTGGCGATCTCGTTCGTCGCGAGCGTGTTCTACGTGCTGGCCTGGGAAGTGGCGCAGGCCACGGTGGTGGGCGATTTCGCTTCGCACTACGCCGCGTCGGTCATCGAAAACGCGAAGGCGAACGGCGCGGATGCGGCCGCGCTGGCGACACTCACCGCGCAGATGGAAGCGTTCAAGATCCAGTACGCGAATCCGCTGTTTCGCCTGCCGATGACGTTCGTGGAAATCTTCCCGGTCGGCGTACTGGTGTCGCTGGTCTCGGCGCTGGTGCTGCGCAATCCGCGGGCGTTGCCGGCGCGGTGA
- a CDS encoding histidine phosphatase family protein: MSRILIPLCLALSLGAFAPAHAADEPVHTIVLVRHGNYAPDPSVDENIGPHLSPIGVAQAHLAANALATLPPFDGLYASPMQRARDTAAVIGKDDFPDRKFEVVDDLAECTPPTPLGDVMKTEKPADMAACKAKLDRVYARFFTAATDHDRSDLLVCHGNVIRYLVTRALGVDTTAWLAMSIGNASITTIRIDAKGRAHVIAVGDVGHIPPKLRTSAWGDPPRDLAIPELP; this comes from the coding sequence ATGAGCAGAATCCTGATCCCGCTTTGCCTCGCCCTGTCGCTGGGCGCGTTCGCGCCCGCGCATGCCGCCGACGAGCCGGTGCACACCATCGTGCTGGTGCGCCACGGCAACTACGCCCCGGATCCATCCGTCGACGAGAACATCGGGCCGCACCTGTCGCCGATCGGGGTCGCGCAGGCGCACCTGGCCGCGAACGCGTTGGCGACGTTGCCGCCGTTCGACGGGCTGTACGCGAGCCCGATGCAGCGGGCGCGCGACACCGCGGCGGTGATCGGCAAGGACGATTTCCCCGATCGGAAATTCGAAGTCGTCGACGACCTCGCCGAATGCACGCCGCCCACGCCGCTGGGCGACGTGATGAAGACCGAGAAGCCCGCCGACATGGCCGCGTGCAAGGCCAAGCTGGATCGCGTCTACGCCCGTTTCTTCACCGCGGCAACGGATCACGACCGCAGCGACCTGCTGGTCTGCCACGGCAACGTGATCCGCTACCTGGTCACGCGCGCGCTGGGCGTGGACACCACCGCGTGGCTGGCGATGTCCATCGGCAACGCCAGCATCACCACCATCCGCATCGACGCGAAGGGCCGCGCGCACGTGATCGCGGTCGGCGACGTCGGCCACATCCCGCCGAAACTGCGGACCAGCGCCTGGGGCGATCCGCCGCGCGACCTGGCGATTCCGGAGCTGCCGTAA
- a CDS encoding helix-turn-helix transcriptional regulator, with amino-acid sequence MWKHILLYAAILALGAFALQWLDLQRMARLYPQSVYDALLAAGFLALGLWIGARVLGRRHDAPPFDGNPKALAELGISPREAAVLAELAAGFSNKEIARRLDVSPNTVKTHVARLYEKLGATRRTDAVRRARELGLVE; translated from the coding sequence ATGTGGAAACACATCCTCCTCTACGCCGCCATCCTCGCCCTCGGCGCGTTCGCGCTGCAGTGGCTGGACCTGCAGCGCATGGCGCGGCTGTACCCGCAATCGGTGTACGACGCGCTGCTGGCCGCCGGCTTCCTCGCGCTGGGGCTGTGGATCGGCGCGCGGGTGCTGGGGCGGCGTCATGACGCGCCGCCGTTCGACGGCAACCCCAAGGCGCTGGCCGAACTCGGCATCAGCCCGCGCGAGGCCGCAGTGCTGGCTGAACTTGCGGCGGGATTCTCGAACAAGGAAATCGCGCGGCGCCTGGACGTGTCGCCGAACACGGTGAAGACCCACGTCGCGCGGCTGTACGAAAAGCTCGGCGCGACGCGGCGCACGGACGCAGTGCGGCGTGCGCGGGAGTTGGGGTTGGTGGAATAG
- a CDS encoding nucleotide pyrophosphohydrolase produces the protein MSRDIESLRSKLRLFAEERDWDKFHSPKNLAAALSVEAAELLEHFQWLTESESATLPKETHFEVSDELADVLLYLIRLADKLDIDLVQAAEQKLLKNAEKYPVEKSKGKSTKYTDL, from the coding sequence ATGAGTCGCGACATCGAATCCCTTCGGTCAAAACTCCGTCTCTTCGCGGAAGAACGCGACTGGGACAAGTTCCATTCGCCGAAGAACCTCGCGGCGGCGCTTTCGGTCGAAGCCGCCGAACTGCTCGAACATTTCCAGTGGCTCACCGAAAGCGAGAGCGCGACGCTTCCGAAGGAAACCCATTTCGAAGTTTCGGACGAACTCGCCGATGTCCTGCTTTACCTGATCCGGCTCGCCGACAAGCTCGATATCGATCTGGTTCAAGCCGCGGAACAGAAGCTGCTCAAGAACGCGGAGAAATATCCGGTCGAGAAGTCCAAGGGAAAGAGCACCAAGTACACCGATCTCTGA
- a CDS encoding DUF2075 domain-containing protein, translating to MIVYQSTKERFLDDSENRAIEDVIASAYLQRTGRYASQAEFRAWQQSLTRMADVLRDDDLPASMGVGVEFGIPQTAKRIDFILSGESEAREPRVVIVELKQWSSSRISDKDGLVFANRGGYAETEGPHPCYQAWSYAALLEGFNEAVHEGDIGLNPCAYLHNYQRDGIIDAAEYSAYLEKAPLFLRGHAEQQKLRDFIKRHVKHGDNGELLFKIEKGRIRPSKMLADSLVGMLRGNREFVLIDDQKVVYEECIAKAVKASEPRKQVVIVKGGPGTGKSVVAINLMVELTKRGLLAKYVSKNAAPRAVYEQRLKGHRRKVEISAMFGGSGAFIDAEQGFFDALIVDEAHRLNEKSGYMGNLGENQIKELISAAKCTTFFVDDDQVVTLNDIGHSHEIEKWAKQSGAEISYLELASQFRCAGSDGYLAWLDDVLRIRPTANDDFDHGSFDFRVVDSPSELYELISGKNRVNNKSRVVAGYCWDWKSKRNPAAFDIEFPDFGFRKQWNLGVDGSLWITAPNSIEQIGCIHTCQGLEVDYVGVIIGPDLAVLDGHLATDPSGRSKMDRSIRGWKTLMRSEPEQTRERLDRIIRNTYRTLMTRGMKGCYVFCTDPALRNYLRQRSA from the coding sequence TTGATCGTTTACCAGTCAACGAAAGAGCGATTCCTCGACGACAGCGAAAACCGCGCGATCGAGGACGTCATCGCCAGCGCCTACCTGCAGCGGACAGGCCGCTACGCATCGCAGGCGGAATTCCGCGCTTGGCAGCAGTCCCTGACGCGCATGGCCGACGTCCTTCGCGACGACGACCTGCCGGCTTCCATGGGCGTTGGCGTGGAATTCGGCATCCCGCAAACCGCGAAACGCATCGATTTCATCCTTTCAGGGGAATCCGAAGCCCGTGAACCACGCGTTGTCATTGTCGAGCTGAAGCAGTGGTCAAGTTCCAGGATCTCCGACAAGGATGGACTCGTCTTCGCGAACCGGGGCGGGTACGCCGAAACGGAAGGCCCGCACCCCTGTTACCAGGCTTGGTCGTACGCGGCATTGCTGGAGGGCTTCAACGAGGCCGTCCACGAGGGCGACATCGGGCTGAACCCTTGCGCCTACCTGCATAACTACCAGCGCGACGGCATCATCGATGCTGCTGAATATTCCGCCTACCTCGAGAAGGCGCCGCTGTTCCTCCGCGGCCATGCGGAGCAACAGAAGCTCAGGGATTTCATCAAGCGGCACGTCAAACACGGCGACAACGGCGAGTTGCTGTTCAAGATCGAAAAGGGCCGGATCCGCCCTTCCAAGATGCTGGCAGACAGCCTTGTCGGCATGCTCCGCGGCAACCGCGAGTTCGTGTTGATCGACGACCAGAAGGTCGTTTATGAAGAATGCATTGCCAAGGCGGTCAAGGCATCCGAGCCGCGCAAGCAGGTCGTAATCGTCAAGGGCGGGCCCGGCACCGGGAAATCCGTCGTCGCAATCAACCTGATGGTGGAACTGACGAAACGCGGGCTCTTGGCGAAGTACGTTTCCAAGAATGCCGCCCCGCGAGCCGTTTACGAGCAACGGCTCAAGGGGCATAGGCGCAAGGTCGAAATTTCCGCCATGTTCGGGGGGTCCGGGGCATTCATCGATGCAGAGCAAGGCTTCTTCGATGCATTGATCGTCGATGAAGCCCATCGCCTCAACGAAAAAAGCGGCTACATGGGAAACCTCGGAGAAAATCAGATCAAGGAACTGATCTCCGCGGCGAAATGCACAACGTTTTTCGTGGACGACGATCAAGTCGTTACATTGAATGACATCGGCCATTCGCACGAAATCGAGAAGTGGGCGAAGCAATCCGGGGCGGAGATTTCATATCTCGAGCTCGCATCACAATTCCGTTGTGCCGGGTCCGATGGTTACCTCGCGTGGCTGGATGACGTCCTCAGGATCCGGCCGACTGCGAACGATGATTTCGACCATGGGAGTTTCGATTTCCGCGTCGTCGATTCTCCTTCCGAGCTATATGAACTGATCTCGGGCAAGAACCGGGTCAACAACAAATCCCGCGTTGTTGCGGGCTATTGCTGGGACTGGAAGAGCAAACGGAATCCGGCCGCATTCGACATCGAATTCCCTGACTTCGGCTTTCGGAAGCAATGGAACCTCGGCGTCGATGGGAGCTTGTGGATCACGGCGCCGAATTCCATCGAACAGATCGGCTGCATCCACACCTGCCAAGGGCTGGAAGTGGATTACGTCGGCGTCATCATTGGCCCCGACCTCGCCGTCCTCGATGGCCACCTCGCGACCGATCCTTCCGGTCGATCGAAGATGGATCGATCCATCCGTGGCTGGAAGACGCTGATGCGCAGCGAGCCGGAACAAACTCGCGAACGACTCGACCGCATCATCCGCAATACTTATCGCACCCTGATGACGCGCGGCATGAAGGGATGCTACGTGTTCTGCACGGACCCCGCACTGCGGAATTATCTCCGGCAACGTTCCGCCTGA
- a CDS encoding MFS transporter, which yields MSSSQFQLLKQRRFAPFFAVQCLNAFNDNVFRQAIIGLLFWLQATPSERTLYASLAPAIFILPYFLFSATAGQIAEKLEKAKLIRITTVMGVAIMLVAALGFALHHLPLLLAALFATGVHSTLFGPVKYSILPAVLHPRELTGGNGLVEMGTSVSILVGMIVGGLIFSIGGTASPWLAGAAVLAFALAAWLMSRAIPDAGANAPDLRINWNPFTESAAVLRLARKQLAVRNAVLGVSWFWFVGTVFATQLPDYAPLNLGGGNTLYVFVLALFSIGTGVGSMLCEKLSARTVEIGLVPLGAFGMSAFLFDLYFARSGMAVATNLDIAGFLHQPGTWRIIIDLVGIGLFTGFFVVPLFALIQSRTPKTELSRVIGALNIQNSGFVVAASMICLALREWAHWSIPQIFLALAVANTLVAIWIFTIVPEFLMRFLSWLLVRGLYRLRVQGMDHIPDEGAALIVCNHVSFMDALVLSAGIPRPVRFVMYYKIFEIPVMKWIFKTAKAIPIAGARENPELMQRAFDAVDAALAEGELVCIFPEGALTKDGGIAPFKSGVEKVLERRPVPVIPMALRNMWGSMWSRRDSRLGRMRVPRRLRAYVEVVAGTPVDGAAATAESLEAKVRALRGDAA from the coding sequence ATGTCGTCCAGCCAGTTCCAGTTGCTCAAGCAGCGCCGCTTCGCGCCTTTCTTCGCGGTGCAGTGCCTCAACGCCTTCAACGACAACGTGTTCCGGCAGGCCATCATCGGCCTGCTGTTCTGGCTACAGGCCACGCCCTCCGAGCGCACGCTCTACGCCAGCCTCGCACCGGCGATCTTCATCCTGCCCTACTTCCTGTTCTCCGCCACCGCCGGGCAGATCGCCGAAAAACTGGAGAAGGCGAAACTGATCCGCATCACCACGGTGATGGGCGTGGCGATCATGCTCGTCGCCGCGCTCGGCTTCGCCCTGCACCACCTGCCGTTGCTGCTGGCCGCGCTGTTCGCCACCGGCGTGCATTCCACCCTGTTCGGGCCGGTGAAGTACTCCATCCTGCCGGCGGTGCTGCACCCACGCGAACTGACCGGCGGCAACGGCCTGGTGGAAATGGGCACCTCGGTCTCGATCCTGGTCGGGATGATCGTCGGCGGACTCATCTTCAGCATCGGCGGCACGGCATCGCCGTGGCTTGCGGGCGCGGCGGTGCTGGCATTCGCCCTGGCCGCATGGCTCATGAGCCGCGCGATTCCCGACGCGGGCGCGAACGCGCCGGACCTGCGCATCAACTGGAACCCGTTCACCGAATCCGCGGCCGTGCTGCGCCTCGCGCGCAAGCAATTGGCGGTGCGCAACGCGGTGCTGGGCGTGAGCTGGTTCTGGTTCGTCGGCACCGTGTTCGCGACGCAGCTGCCGGACTACGCGCCGCTCAACCTCGGCGGCGGCAACACGCTGTACGTGTTCGTGCTGGCGCTGTTCTCCATCGGCACCGGCGTGGGCTCGATGTTGTGCGAGAAGCTGTCCGCGCGCACGGTGGAAATCGGCCTGGTGCCGCTGGGCGCGTTCGGCATGAGCGCGTTCCTGTTCGACCTGTACTTCGCCCGCAGCGGAATGGCGGTCGCGACGAACCTCGACATCGCCGGATTCCTGCACCAGCCCGGCACGTGGCGAATAATCATTGACCTGGTCGGGATCGGCCTGTTCACCGGCTTCTTCGTGGTGCCGCTGTTCGCGCTGATCCAGAGCCGCACGCCGAAGACCGAACTCAGCCGCGTGATCGGCGCGCTCAACATCCAGAACTCGGGCTTCGTGGTCGCGGCCTCGATGATCTGCCTTGCCCTGCGCGAATGGGCGCACTGGAGCATCCCGCAGATCTTCCTCGCGCTGGCGGTGGCGAACACACTGGTGGCGATCTGGATCTTCACCATCGTGCCGGAATTCCTTATGCGCTTCCTCAGCTGGCTGCTGGTGCGCGGGCTGTACCGGCTGCGCGTGCAGGGCATGGACCACATCCCCGACGAGGGCGCGGCGCTGATCGTGTGCAACCACGTCAGCTTCATGGATGCGCTGGTGTTGAGCGCGGGCATCCCGCGCCCGGTGCGCTTCGTCATGTACTACAAGATTTTTGAGATCCCGGTGATGAAGTGGATCTTCAAGACCGCGAAGGCGATTCCCATCGCCGGCGCACGCGAGAACCCGGAACTGATGCAGCGGGCGTTCGACGCGGTGGACGCGGCGCTGGCCGAAGGCGAGCTGGTATGCATCTTCCCCGAAGGCGCGCTGACGAAGGATGGCGGGATCGCGCCGTTCAAGTCGGGCGTGGAGAAAGTCCTCGAGCGCCGCCCGGTGCCGGTGATCCCGATGGCGCTGCGTAACATGTGGGGCAGCATGTGGAGTCGGCGCGATTCGCGCCTGGGCCGCATGCGCGTGCCGCGACGCCTGCGCGCGTACGTGGAAGTCGTGGCGGGAACGCCGGTCGATGGCGCGGCCGCGACGGCGGAATCGCTGGAAGCGAAGGTGCGCGCGTTGCGCGGGGATGCGGCGTAG
- a CDS encoding endonuclease domain-containing protein — MHAWHGEHVRMRQSLLPFAKDLRFASIEAESRLWRHLRAARLRGFKFKHQQPLGDYIVDFVCFERGLTVEVDGSQHLDAVGWDDARTAWFESQGFVVLRFWNDAVLRDTDDVLEEILRMLESTA; from the coding sequence ATGCATGCATGGCATGGCGAACATGTCCGCATGCGCCAATCATTGCTCCCATTCGCAAAAGACTTGCGGTTCGCCTCCATCGAAGCGGAATCGCGGTTGTGGCGGCATTTGCGTGCAGCGCGGCTTCGGGGATTCAAGTTCAAACACCAGCAACCGCTGGGAGATTACATCGTCGATTTCGTCTGCTTCGAACGCGGGTTGACCGTCGAGGTCGATGGATCACAGCATTTGGATGCCGTCGGATGGGACGACGCGCGTACTGCATGGTTCGAATCGCAGGGATTCGTAGTGCTGAGGTTCTGGAACGACGCGGTGTTGCGCGATACCGACGACGTGCTCGAGGAAATCCTGCGGATGCTAGAGTCGACTGCTTGA